ATTTTTTTCGGCCCGCGTCATGGTTGAGATTTTTCTATGAAAAACTCAAATGGTAACATGTCAACTATGACTAACTTTTATCGTGTCGTATAACATCAAGAGTCTGGTCCGACAAACTGTAAAAggtgaaacaaaaatttccCCTCATTATTCCACTTTACCAAGTTcatattttgttctattttaataattaaactgTAAACGGTATTTTCATTGAGACAAAATGAACGAGTTTCGGTCGGATCATTGTGGCCGAAGAACGGTTTGCAAAGATAATTAGACACTCTCGTCGCATAGTTGCGTATTTGGTAGTACTTATATTCGCGAGCAGTTTTTTCAACTATGAAAGTTAGCAAGTCAGCCCTCCGCACATGACTAGCGGACGAGCATTTGCATGCTGTCTTAGGACTAGCAAACCAATTTTCATGTCTTTGGTGTAAGATTCGagtgtaatttcaacaaatacaTTCCGATttctttaattattttttgtgaATCAATTCTGTACCCAATTTCTTGGTTTGCGACTCGCGTCgccaataaagttcaaaaagtGGCTCATgacatattttgagttggagacctcTGGTATCGACAGAATTAAGGATTTGCCTATTCTAAATGAACACCATAACTGTGGCTCATTGGATTTTGTTCTAGCGTATTTAGAGACGTCGTCCTATAAACACTGTATGCCTATATGTGTGCTCGAGGAGTATTCAGTTCAGACTGTTTACTGCTTTTAAAGATTAATTCAGGCATGTTTGGGGCTCTGATCTCTATCTAGAACCCGACTCTATTTTGATGTTGTTTTATTGATCAGATAAATAAGAGTAATTTTAGTAACATGATCAAAGTAGATGTATTTCATGTTTATCATACAGATATGAAAGAAAAGATAAATGTAAATAATCGTTCACTTATCTACAGAGTATGTTGATTTGATTATGTAAGATAAGCACACTATTAGTCAGTTATTAGAAACATGATCACACGTGATAACTGTTTATCAGTTCGGGGCTATTGATAAGCTGAACAGCCATTTACAATCACGATTATTATCGACAATAAGAATATAAAAGCACTAATACCAAAGAAATTTAGATTATTGTATTACGAACACAAGACAACATTAACAACTACAAAATGATTTCCTACCGTCATCCTTACCAAGCTCTATGGAATGCTCAATTAACGCCATTCGTTCGTTATAATTACGCTGGCATTGCAGATTTGGAAGAAAttacaacaagaaaaagaaagtTTTCATCAGACGAAGGATCAGATCTCGTGAAATCCAAATATGTGAATCCGAGGACTGAAGTTGCCAAAATTTTTGAAGTTCCAAAGCAGTCAAAGCCAGTCGTTAAGGtggacactgacaaaagaaagaagaaaattactttatttaccATAGACTCAATACTTGGACACTCGACCGGGGAAAGCCCAAGAAAAAAGAGAAAACTTCAACTTACACATCCAACAAATAGAAAAGATGATTCAATTGATTCGGGTTTTTCGTCATCTGGAGAAAATGAAGAATCGGTTGTTGTTAGTACAAATGACGACAGCGGAATTTGTATAAAAGATTCCAATGAACAACAAAAACTACCAGTCAATTCTAAGTCTGCTCAACCACAGTTACACCGACCCAAAATAGAAAACATACGACCGGCCTCGGAAAGCTTAAATCACATGTATATGCCTATCAATGGTGTACATTATTTTTATCAAGGCTTCAACAGATTTAGGCAACAAAACTCGATTCCTAAACATCAACATGCTATGTCATATGCACCGATTCAAGCAATAGCTTTCGTTGACCAAGAAATCCGACCAAACTCAACAACTTCAAGATctcaaaaaacagaaaagaCTAAAAGGACAAGAACTACATTTACTCAAAAACAATTGGAACGTTTGGAAATTGAGTTCAGCAATCATCAATACATTGTTGGCATTGAAAGACGAGAACTTGCTAGAAAGCTCAGACTGACAGATGCGCAAGTTAAAGTTTGGTTTCAAAATAGAAGAATTAGGTATAGGAATGAGAAGAAGCGCGAACCCGAAGAAGAAACCAAAAAACTCGATATCCTCAAACGTGAAGCGTTTGGAGAACCTTAAGATATATCTCTCTGTAGTATCCAttcaagttgcaaaattttattatttttttaaatcgtttGTACAGTTATTTTTGCCTGAAAGtttcattaaataaaattgttgagtaatatttaaaaaatatctgcTTTAATCATTTATCAGTGAGTGTGCCTATAGAATAAAATCCAGGGGTATGCAATCTCTTCCCTGCCGAGAACTAAAACTAACTTATCATAATTCATCATAGTATCATACTTTCTACAGCACCGTACTGGTATTCATCGCTTGCTGGTATATTGCCCAAGTCTTTTTGTACTTTTGTATGCTGACCGACATTGGCGTGGTTTCGAATTTAGATCGTCACACACGCACACAGTGATCGAGTTCCAGCTGCATAATGTATACTAATTCCGCTGTATACGAattttcaggcggttctgttacaaaaattcatgtaatgctaaccggttcgctgatctcataaaattacGTGAGAcgattctatagaaccggtgcgaaccggctgaatcccaccactggatagCGGTCACATACACTTCACACATGTTATGTGCCTACGGTGAAATACACCAAACCCGTCGGTTGCTATGAAACGAAAACACCGTTCACACTAGCATGAACGAAG
This genomic interval from Styela clava chromosome 15, kaStyClav1.hap1.2, whole genome shotgun sequence contains the following:
- the LOC120334357 gene encoding uncharacterized protein LOC120334357 → MISYRHPYQALWNAQLTPFVRYNYAGIADLEEITTRKRKFSSDEGSDLVKSKYVNPRTEVAKIFEVPKQSKPVVKVDTDKRKKKITLFTIDSILGHSTGESPRKKRKLQLTHPTNRKDDSIDSGFSSSGENEESVVVSTNDDSGICIKDSNEQQKLPVNSKSAQPQLHRPKIENIRPASESLNHMYMPINGVHYFYQGFNRFRQQNSIPKHQHAMSYAPIQAIAFVDQEIRPNSTTSRSQKTEKTKRTRTTFTQKQLERLEIEFSNHQYIVGIERRELARKLRLTDAQVKVWFQNRRIRYRNEKKREPEEETKKLDILKREAFGEP